A single region of the Chitinispirillum alkaliphilum genome encodes:
- a CDS encoding ABC transporter ATP-binding protein, translating into MDRYLEVENLYKVYNKNQKEKKITAVKGISFGGYSGEILGILGPNGSGKTSIIKSIATLIEFEKGSIEVLGTNIQKKRKQVLQNMGAVLEGARNVYWNLSPIENMIYFAGLKGLGKRDVNTRIERYLSFLDLEKVANKPLRQFSKGMQQKVAIACSLIADPKLVLLDEPTLGLDIETSRNMQEFIKAESKENKLFVITSHDMKFIEKTCSRVLVIREGEIIAGDSIENLKTYFKKSAFKITVENGLPPEFFRDLSLISDFRKETPKEDENGEDGVELYFLFDTPEVIYSIIDVLKQHSAILTSIDIVKDDFEDIFLRILKEQNNESVSATIKGKIDENI; encoded by the coding sequence ATGGATAGGTATTTAGAGGTTGAAAATTTATACAAGGTTTACAACAAGAATCAAAAAGAGAAAAAAATCACCGCAGTTAAGGGTATTAGTTTCGGGGGTTATTCCGGTGAGATTCTTGGGATTCTGGGCCCGAATGGTTCAGGTAAGACATCTATCATTAAATCAATTGCCACATTGATTGAATTTGAAAAGGGTTCAATAGAGGTTTTAGGGACAAATATTCAGAAAAAGAGGAAACAGGTTCTTCAGAATATGGGGGCGGTTCTTGAAGGGGCCCGAAACGTGTACTGGAATCTCAGTCCAATAGAAAACATGATCTATTTTGCAGGTTTGAAAGGTTTGGGCAAGCGGGATGTAAACACCCGTATCGAACGATATCTTTCCTTTTTGGATTTGGAAAAGGTTGCCAATAAACCACTCAGACAGTTTTCCAAAGGGATGCAACAGAAGGTTGCAATAGCCTGCTCCCTCATTGCAGATCCAAAACTTGTGCTTTTAGATGAACCGACACTGGGGCTTGATATTGAAACTTCGAGGAATATGCAGGAGTTCATTAAAGCAGAGTCAAAAGAGAACAAGCTTTTTGTAATAACTTCTCACGACATGAAATTTATTGAAAAGACCTGTTCAAGGGTTTTGGTGATCAGAGAAGGGGAAATCATTGCAGGGGATTCAATTGAGAATCTCAAGACCTATTTCAAAAAATCTGCTTTCAAAATAACCGTTGAGAATGGTCTTCCCCCCGAGTTTTTCAGAGATCTTTCCCTTATTTCAGATTTTCGAAAAGAAACACCCAAAGAGGACGAAAATGGTGAAGATGGTGTCGAGCTTTATTTTCTTTTCGACACACCGGAAGTCATCTACTCCATCATCGATGTTCTGAAACAACATTCAGCTATTTTGACCAGCATTGATATTGTAAAGGATGATTTTGAAGACATATTCCTGCGCATTCTAAAAGAACAAAACAATGAGAGTGTTTCAGCAACCATAAAGGGAAAAATCGATGAAAATATATAA
- a CDS encoding Transcriptional regulator, TetR family, with product MSTDIKETLWNEGLELFRCQGFKKTSIAQITERCGIAVGSFYKYYPSKENLFLDIYFKMNLSMEEQVMESCGSDENLTIYVKNVILSLLKGIKSDPILREWYDRESWHKIISKCDFKSLDISSNSFSYSLFLSIIKKWKENGRIRQDLSEELILAMFDSLFIIDLYSKDIGEHFFPDLIIKLTEFIVQGLNPGRGVNG from the coding sequence ATGTCCACAGATATAAAAGAAACACTCTGGAATGAAGGCCTTGAACTGTTTCGGTGTCAGGGTTTTAAGAAGACAAGCATTGCACAAATAACAGAAAGATGCGGAATCGCAGTAGGGTCCTTTTACAAATACTATCCATCGAAAGAAAACCTCTTCCTTGACATTTATTTCAAGATGAATCTCTCAATGGAAGAGCAGGTTATGGAGAGCTGCGGAAGCGATGAAAACCTGACAATTTACGTAAAGAATGTGATTTTATCTCTTTTGAAAGGTATAAAGTCAGATCCGATTCTTAGAGAGTGGTACGACCGCGAATCCTGGCACAAAATAATCAGCAAGTGCGATTTCAAGTCTCTTGACATAAGCAGCAACTCTTTTTCCTACTCACTTTTTCTTAGCATAATAAAGAAATGGAAAGAAAACGGTCGAATCAGACAGGACCTTAGTGAAGAACTGATCCTTGCCATGTTTGACTCCTTGTTTATTATTGACCTGTATTCCAAAGATATAGGAGAACACTTTTTTCCTGACTTAATAATTAAACTCACAGAATTTATAGTTCAGGGACTAAATCCCGGAAGGGGGGTAAATGGATAG
- a CDS encoding ABC transporter, permease protein: protein MKIYNLFIAELTRFFVEIKRYYFETLSGLIVFYLIFISMFYGIRSFGGADFGTDRLDVLIAGYIMWTVAVMGFQVVSNSIYEETQRGTLEQIFLCSLGVEMPLILSTVIHTFFAVMISTLMLFLTMLTTGRWLYIDPTGILGVLALSLPSLWGIGLIIGSLTIVYKKIASLLQIFIFLLIAIVAVNAYPLNLFTFLPFASGATTIRLIMTQQVNFSVSWYLTIFVINYAYLFAGIVVFKMIEKSARRKNLLSQY, encoded by the coding sequence ATGAAAATATATAATCTTTTTATTGCAGAACTGACCCGTTTTTTTGTTGAGATAAAACGGTATTATTTCGAAACTCTTTCCGGCCTTATAGTATTCTACCTGATATTCATTTCAATGTTTTACGGTATAAGAAGTTTTGGCGGAGCAGATTTTGGAACCGACCGGCTCGATGTGCTTATAGCAGGGTATATAATGTGGACAGTCGCAGTTATGGGTTTTCAGGTGGTTTCCAACTCTATTTATGAGGAAACACAAAGGGGTACGCTGGAGCAGATATTTTTGTGTTCTTTAGGAGTAGAGATGCCGCTCATACTGTCCACTGTAATTCATACGTTTTTTGCTGTCATGATAAGTACGCTGATGCTTTTTCTTACCATGCTTACCACCGGAAGATGGTTGTATATTGATCCCACTGGAATTTTAGGGGTTCTTGCTCTGAGTTTACCTTCACTTTGGGGCATTGGTCTGATCATCGGAAGTTTAACAATTGTATACAAAAAAATAGCATCACTGCTGCAGATATTTATATTTCTGCTTATTGCAATTGTCGCGGTAAATGCCTACCCGCTTAACCTTTTTACTTTTCTTCCCTTTGCATCAGGTGCTACAACAATACGTTTGATTATGACACAGCAGGTTAACTTTTCTGTAAGCTGGTACCTGACAATTTTTGTTATAAATTATGCTTATCTTTTTGCCGGAATCGTAGTTTTTAAAATGATAGAAAAATCAGCAAGAAGGAAAAATTTGCTTTCTCAGTATTAG